A genomic window from Glycine max cultivar Williams 82 chromosome 17, Glycine_max_v4.0, whole genome shotgun sequence includes:
- the LOC100784144 gene encoding GATA transcription factor 12, whose amino-acid sequence MESPSSSPIFPQFTFDNNNSDHFIVEDLLDFSNDDVVITDATFDSITTDSSTVTTTVHSCNSSSFSGSDPNTVPDIGSRNLSDGHFSDDLCVPYDDIAELEWLSNFVEESFSSEDLHKMQLISGMNAQNNDVSEAREFHYEPTTTRSGSHTPEPTRNSPIFNSEVSVPAKARSKRSRGPPCNWASRLLVLSPTSSSSDNEVVVPSPATAEPCPTPAKKMAKVGPRKKDSSSSDGNGSGGDGRRCLHCATDKTPQWRTGPMGPKTLCNACGVRYKSGRLVPEYRPAASPTFVLTKHSNSHRKVLELRRQKEMVRSQQHHHQHQQQFLQHHHHNHHHYQHHQNMMFDVSNGDDYLIHQYVGPDFRQLI is encoded by the exons ATGGAATCACCCAGCTCTTCCCCAATTTTCCCACAATTCACCTTCGACAACAACAACTCCGACCACTTCATCGTGGAGGACCTCTTGGACTTCTCCAACGATGACGTTGTCATCACCGATGCCACCTTTGACTCCATCACTACTGACTCTTCCACCGTCACCACCACCGTCCACAGCTGCaactcctcctccttctctgGCTCCGACCCCAATACCGTCCCTGATATTGGTAGCCGGAATCTCTCCGATGGCCATTTTTCTGATGACCTCTGCGTTCCG TATGATGACATAGCGGAGTTAGAATGGCTTTCGAATTTCGTGGAGGAGTCGTTTTCGAGCGAGGACTTGCATAAGATGCAGCTGATATCAGGCATGAATGCGCAAAACAACGACGTATCAGAGGCCCGCGAGTTCCACTACGAGCCCACCACCACTAGAAGCGGGTCCCACACCCCAGAGCCCACCAGAAACAGCCCAATATTCAATTCGGAAGTGTCGGTTCCAGCCAAGGCCCGCAGCAAGAGGTCCCGTGGGCCCCCTTGCAACTGGGCATCGCGCCTCCTGGTCCTGTCCCCAACGTCGTCGTCCTCGGATAACGAGGTCGTCGTTCCATCTCCCGCCACTGCCGAACCCTGTCCGACTCCGGCGAAAAAAATGGCAAAGGTCGGGCCGAGGAAGAAGGACAGTAGCAGCAGTGACGGAAACGGCAGTGGTGGGGACGGGCGCAGGTGCTTGCACTGCGCCACGGACAAGACCCCGCAGTGGCGGACCGGGCCCATGGGCCCGAAGACTCTCTGCAACGCTTGTGGCGTGAGGTACAAGTCGGGCCGGCTGGTGCCCGAGTACAGGCCCGCGGCAAGCCCAACATTTGTTCTGACTAAGCACTCCAACTCGCACCGCAAGGTGCTGGAGCTGCGAAGGCAGAAGGAAATGGTGCGGTCCCAGCAACACCACCACCAGCATCAACAACAGTTTCTACAACACCACCACCATAACCATCACCACTATCAACATCACCAGAACATGATGTTTGATGTATCCAACGGTGACGATTACTTGATCCACCAATACGTGGGCCCCGATTTCAGGCAGCTTATCTAG